The genomic DNA CTTTATTAGTACTCCATATCAGACCTCCTCCCGCCAAAGCAGAAAGAGACAAAAACTGAGAGACAAAAATCACAAGAAATAATGCAAATGGAGTCACCTTTTTCAGAAAAAGTATTTTAAGACTAAAAGTACAAAAACACAATAACGAGCAAACAAGCAGAACGAAAAATGCAAAATAAATCGAGGCCTCTATTACACCTCCTGGTCGCAATAGATAAATCAGACAAGCCCCCAGCAAATAAAGGAGCCCTAAGAAGGCAATAAAATAAGCCTCAAACTTAAATTGTCGACTCTTTGAAGAAAGATCTATACGGGCTATATTTAAAGCAAAGAAAGGAACAAGTGGAATCAAATAATGATAATGCCTCGTACCCATCAATGATAATGTTGATAGATATATCAGCGGAAACAACACCGCAAGAGAATTGATCTCACTTTTCAACGAAGCAAAAACTGACGGCGATAGACCCTTTTTTACAGATTTAGCATTCGAAAGAATAATAAGAAATAGAGGAAAAGTAAGGAGTAAAGCCCTCGAAAAATAGAAAGAAATACTCGGGAATGCTCCGAATCCAGTCGCACCAACCTTCTTAGAGGCAAAAGAAAATAACGACAGCAGTCCAGCGCTGCCATGATCAATAAAAACAGCATGTAAGTTTAACAGCAATGGGAAAGAACCCAAAAGCACACCAAAAAAAGTCCAGGCCCAAAAAGATACAGATTTATAGTAGTATCGAGAAAGAATCAACGGCACCAACGAAATGATAGGGATAAGCGCAACAAAACTGCGCACAAAAAAAGCCAGGGAAATGCATACCCCAAGGCCAATCATTTTTAAGCGGCTTGACAAATAAGATGACTCATTTATTGATACCAAGAAATGTACCTGGGCAATTACAATCAAAACAAAAAACATATCCGGACCTGATGTGCGCGAATATTGAAAGTAAAGAGGTGTAGCCAACAATGCCAATGACGCAACAAAAGATCTGCGCGAATTAAAGTATCGCCGCGAGACAAAGTAGAATAAGCTTGTGGCAATTATTGCCGATAAAATACTCGGCAATCTAGCTGCCCAATCGCTGACACCAAAGAGCTTAAAGCTACTCGCAATTGGCCAGTATGATCCAACTGTCTTATGATGAGGAGTTAAAAATGGTGAAAGCCAATCCCCAGACTCGAAAAGAAGTTTGGCTCTTCTTGCGTATAAACCCTCATCGTGAGCAACCAAGCTTTGCGTATCGAACCAAAATAGAGTTATGAACGAGATCAACAGCAAGATAAATATAATTAGAACATGGCAGTGCGTCTGATGTTTCATTGATCTTAGATGGGTAGCATTTTCTTTGAAAATATCTTCTTGGATTAGCAAAATCTAATTGCTACAGCAATTCTCATCGAATACCTCCAAGAAATTTATTTTTCGGCTTGACCTCCTGGAAAATATCATATCCTTCGTACTTCATAGAGATAATAGCGTTCAGGTTCATTATAGGATCGCAGAAACTGCTTAATAAAGCTGATCGTGAATCCCTCAGAGAGCCGCAAATCTACAGAATGAAAGCTATCACCCAGATCTGAACTTTTACTTAAAATCACAAGAAGTGAGTCTAAATTTTTATTCTTTTTCATATAATCTAAGATATGGTTTAATGAATCCTCTCGGCGCAAATTTGAATCTCTATTTATCCACTCTGTAAAAGTACCTCTTCTTTTTAATTCTGGATAATGAATCGAAGACCCAAGATAGCCCGACACAGAAGTCACTTCGACATCTCTAGTACCAAACAATGGCCAATTAGAATATT from Synechococcus sp. MU1643 includes the following:
- a CDS encoding glycosyltransferase family 39 protein — its product is MISFITLFWFDTQSLVAHDEGLYARRAKLLFESGDWLSPFLTPHHKTVGSYWPIASSFKLFGVSDWAARLPSILSAIIATSLFYFVSRRYFNSRRSFVASLALLATPLYFQYSRTSGPDMFFVLIVIAQVHFLVSINESSYLSSRLKMIGLGVCISLAFFVRSFVALIPIISLVPLILSRYYYKSVSFWAWTFFGVLLGSFPLLLNLHAVFIDHGSAGLLSLFSFASKKVGATGFGAFPSISFYFSRALLLTFPLFLIILSNAKSVKKGLSPSVFASLKSEINSLAVLFPLIYLSTLSLMGTRHYHYLIPLVPFFALNIARIDLSSKSRQFKFEAYFIAFLGLLYLLGACLIYLLRPGGVIEASIYFAFFVLLVCSLLCFCTFSLKILFLKKVTPFALFLVIFVSQFLSLSALAGGGLIWSTNKELKSLASVINAECRSSGVYLYGLSSKDLTVLKFYLDKSYVLDGSKDLRSFSKKCLVIPGEAKDKLSQQFANGLFEKTYFR